A part of Kineococcus endophyticus genomic DNA contains:
- a CDS encoding amino acid permease → MSVDDRGSGAGQATAQRDFSHEDGGLHKSLKNRQLQMIAIGGAIGTGLFLGAGGRLANAGPGLFIVYGICGFFVFLMLRALGELVLHRPSSGSFVSYAREFYGEKAAFVAGWMYWFNWAMTAIVDITAIALYLHYWSAFSSAPQWLLALAALVVVLALNLVSVKIFGEMEFWFALIKVVALTAFLLIGIVFLAGRFPIEGKPTGLSVISDNGGWFPTGAVPLVVVISGVVFAYAAVELVGTAAGETENPEKIMPRAINTVIIRIVVFYCGSLILLALLLPYTAFSADESPFVTFFSRLGVPGAGDIMNFVVLTSALSSLNAGLYSTGRIVRSMAMNGSAPKFAAKLNKGGVPFGGIAITGVVAVLGVVLNYLAPGRAFEIVLNASALGIIASWGTIVLCQMRLHAWSKKGIVQRPHYRLFGAPFTGYLVLAFLVAVLAIMAYDPDSRPTVLALVVIVPLLVLGWFAVRKRVLAAAEERMGYTGEFPVKADRRPRD, encoded by the coding sequence ATGTCAGTCGACGACCGGGGGAGCGGAGCGGGGCAGGCGACCGCCCAGCGCGACTTCTCCCACGAGGACGGCGGGCTCCACAAGAGCCTGAAGAACCGCCAGCTCCAGATGATCGCCATCGGCGGGGCGATCGGCACGGGCCTCTTCCTCGGCGCGGGCGGGCGCCTGGCCAACGCGGGCCCCGGGCTCTTCATCGTCTACGGGATCTGCGGCTTCTTCGTCTTCCTCATGCTGCGCGCCCTCGGCGAGCTCGTCCTGCACCGGCCCTCGTCCGGCTCCTTCGTCTCCTACGCCCGCGAGTTCTACGGCGAGAAGGCCGCCTTCGTCGCAGGCTGGATGTACTGGTTCAACTGGGCCATGACGGCGATCGTGGACATCACGGCGATCGCCCTCTACCTGCACTACTGGAGCGCCTTCAGTTCCGCGCCGCAGTGGCTGCTGGCGCTCGCCGCCCTCGTGGTGGTCCTGGCCCTCAACCTCGTCTCGGTGAAGATCTTCGGCGAGATGGAGTTCTGGTTCGCGCTCATCAAGGTCGTCGCCCTGACGGCCTTCCTGCTGATCGGCATCGTCTTCCTCGCCGGCCGCTTCCCGATCGAGGGCAAGCCGACGGGGCTGAGCGTCATCAGCGACAACGGCGGCTGGTTCCCCACCGGGGCCGTCCCGCTCGTCGTCGTCATCTCCGGCGTCGTCTTCGCCTACGCGGCCGTCGAGCTCGTCGGTACCGCCGCGGGGGAGACCGAGAACCCCGAGAAGATCATGCCGCGGGCGATCAACACCGTGATCATCCGCATCGTCGTCTTCTACTGCGGTTCGCTCATCCTGCTGGCCCTGCTGCTGCCCTACACGGCCTTCAGCGCCGACGAGAGCCCCTTCGTCACCTTCTTCTCCAGGCTCGGCGTCCCCGGCGCGGGCGACATCATGAACTTCGTCGTGCTGACGTCGGCCCTGTCGAGCCTGAACGCCGGGCTCTACTCCACCGGCCGCATCGTCCGCTCCATGGCGATGAACGGCTCCGCCCCCAAGTTCGCGGCCAAGCTCAACAAGGGCGGCGTCCCCTTCGGCGGCATCGCCATCACCGGCGTCGTCGCCGTCCTCGGCGTCGTCCTCAACTACCTCGCCCCCGGCCGCGCCTTCGAGATCGTCCTCAACGCCTCCGCGCTGGGCATCATCGCCAGCTGGGGCACGATCGTGCTCTGCCAGATGCGGCTGCACGCGTGGTCGAAGAAGGGCATCGTGCAGCGCCCGCACTACCGGCTGTTCGGCGCCCCGTTCACGGGCTACCTCGTCCTGGCCTTCCTCGTCGCGGTCCTCGCGATCATGGCCTACGACCCTGACAGCCGTCCCACGGTCCTGGCCCTCGTGGTGATCGTCCCGCTGCTGGTGCTCGGCTGGTTCGCCGTCCGCAAGCGGGTCCTGGCCGCCGCCGAGGAGCGCATGGGCTACACCGGCGAGTTCCCGGTCAAGGCGGACCGCCGCCCGCGCGACTAG
- a CDS encoding multidrug effflux MFS transporter produces the protein MSALQTAPTTRRPSTVGLVVLLGAMAALGAVTIDLYLPSLPEVAEDLGTTHARTQLTITGVLVGSALGQLVVGPLSDAFGRRRPAMVGFGVYVVASALCAVAPNLPTLVAFRVLSGVGASAGAVIGMAVIRDLFTGPAAARLQSRLVLVIGVAPLFAPTVGGFIANHTGWRPVLGLLVLAGAGVLIAVWRSLPETRRELCDSAAQARAEVEAAPIVPERARRVLRTFAGYRELVRDPRFLALAAMPGLALATIMSYVSTSVFVLQDGFGLTGTGFAVFFALNGTALIGGTQLNAALVERFGSPRLLRVGVAGAFVFGVALTVSLLSGTDRLVLFAAPLYLLLLSLGLIMPNAVVLALEPYGDSAGAAAALVTALQSGVGGLVGVLVGLLGGDAHAMAFVVLGAVLINVALLASVWRRIRPTVRS, from the coding sequence ATGTCCGCGCTCCAGACCGCGCCCACCACCCGTCGCCCCTCGACCGTCGGCCTCGTCGTCCTGCTCGGCGCCATGGCCGCCCTCGGCGCCGTGACGATCGACCTCTACCTGCCGTCGCTGCCGGAGGTCGCCGAGGACCTCGGGACGACCCACGCGCGCACCCAGCTGACGATCACCGGCGTCCTCGTGGGCTCCGCGCTCGGCCAGCTCGTCGTCGGCCCGCTCTCGGACGCCTTCGGACGCCGTCGGCCCGCGATGGTCGGGTTCGGCGTCTACGTCGTCGCCAGCGCCCTGTGCGCGGTGGCGCCGAACCTGCCCACGCTCGTCGCGTTCCGCGTGCTGTCCGGCGTCGGCGCCTCGGCCGGGGCCGTCATCGGCATGGCCGTCATCCGCGACCTCTTCACCGGCCCTGCGGCGGCGCGCCTGCAGTCCCGGCTGGTGCTCGTCATCGGCGTCGCCCCCCTCTTCGCCCCGACGGTCGGCGGGTTCATCGCGAACCACACGGGCTGGCGGCCGGTCCTCGGCCTGCTCGTCCTCGCCGGTGCCGGCGTGCTCATCGCCGTCTGGCGCTCGCTGCCGGAGACGCGCCGCGAATTGTGCGACTCCGCCGCCCAGGCCCGCGCCGAGGTCGAGGCCGCGCCGATCGTCCCCGAGCGCGCGCGCCGCGTGCTGCGGACCTTCGCCGGGTACCGCGAGCTCGTCCGCGACCCGCGCTTCCTCGCCCTGGCCGCCATGCCCGGTCTCGCGCTCGCGACGATCATGTCCTACGTCTCGACGTCGGTCTTCGTCCTCCAGGACGGCTTCGGCCTCACCGGCACCGGTTTCGCCGTGTTCTTCGCCCTCAACGGGACCGCCCTCATCGGCGGCACCCAGCTCAACGCGGCCCTCGTCGAACGCTTCGGCTCGCCCCGCCTCCTGCGGGTGGGCGTGGCCGGTGCGTTCGTCTTCGGCGTGGCCCTGACCGTCTCCCTGCTGTCCGGGACCGACCGTCTCGTGCTCTTCGCCGCCCCGCTCTACCTCCTCCTGCTGAGCCTGGGCCTGATCATGCCCAACGCCGTCGTGCTCGCCCTCGAGCCCTACGGCGACAGCGCCGGAGCGGCCGCCGCCCTCGTCACGGCCCTGCAGTCGGGGGTGGGCGGCCTCGTCGGCGTCCTCGTCGGCCTGCTCGGCGGCGACGCGCACGCCATGGCGTTCGTCGTCCTCGGCGCCGTCCTGATCAACGTCGCCCTCCTGGCCTCGGTGTGGCGGAGGATCCGTCCTACTGTGAGGTCATGA